Proteins from a genomic interval of Nostoc sp. KVJ3:
- a CDS encoding sigma-70 factor domain-containing protein codes for MSSQSFDTVGIYLREIGRFPRLLPE; via the coding sequence ATGTCTAGCCAGAGCTTTGATACAGTTGGAATTTATCTACGAGAAATTGGTCGCTTTCCGAGGCTATTGCCAGAGTAA